TAACGGAAATAAAAGTCAGGCGGTAATACAGTTTAGGGATCGTGCAGGTAAACCGATGATTAATTCTAAGATCAATTGGGAATTTGTTGCAGGATGGGAAACGGTAGATAAGGGGAAAGGCGAAACGGACGCTATGGGAAAGGTGACGATCAGTTTATCGGCAAAGGAGAAGGCTGATTTAGAGAAGGGACAATTAAAGGTTAGTATCCAAGAAAACAAAAATGAAAAACCTTTGTCCAGTTCTTTCCTGCTCAAAAATGCTTTGTGGGATGCTGATGTGCAGTTTTTTCCGGAGGGTGGTGACTTAATTGCTGGATTTGCCAAGAAAGTTGCTTTTAAAGCTGTCGGATCTGATGGTAAGAGTTTGAAAGTGAAAGGGACAATCCTTGATTCTAAAGGAAAGTCAGTCGCAGAATTTGAAGATTTTGGATCGGGTATGGGCTATTTCTCTTTATTGCCTTTGGCAGGAGAGAACTATCAGGCAGCCATAAAATTTGATAATGGACAGGAACGTAAATATAAGCTTCCGGCTGTTGTTAATGATAAAGCAAATGTTGTGTTTGTTAAGCAGGATGAAAAGAATGCTGAATTTGCTGTAGTGACCAGTGAAGAGAATTTTTCTAAAAATCAGGGACAATCCTATTATGTATTGGTTCAGTCCAATGGACATCTTTGTTTTGGAGCTCAGGTAAATTTAAAGTCTTCATCGGCGCTGGTTAATATTCCAAAGGAACGTCTGCCAAATGGAATTGCCCAGGTTACTTTATTGACCCCGGATGGCAAACCTCTAAGTGAACGTTTGGCATTTGTGCAGAGTGAGAAATTGCTTAATATTCAAGTTGCAAGTGATAAGCAAAGTTATAAAGCGAAAGACCTGGTCAACCTGAAGCTTTCAGTTGATAATAATGGACAGAAATATCCGGGCAGTTATTCTGTTTCCGTTATTGATGAGTCTAAAGTTCCTTATAATGATCAAGCTGATCTTTCTATTGTGAGCAACTTTTTGTTGACTTCAGAGTTGAAAGGGAATGTCGAAAATCCAAATGCATATTTTGATGAAAAAAATCCGAATAGAGAAAAGGCATTGGATGCGTTATTAATGACTCAGGGATATCGCCGCTTTGATTACCCGGCTTTAATCTCCGAAAAGTTACCACAGATCAGTTTTCTCCCAGAGCAAGGGATAGAATTATCGGGTATTTTACGCATGAATACAGGCCGCCCATATCCTAATGGTGGGTTGTTGCTGTCTGTGCCTTCACGGAATATTAAAAAAGATGTATATACCGATCAGAACGGTCGTTTTACATTTAAAGATCTTGTTTTTCCGGATTCATCGAAAGTGACAGTAAATGCAAGGTCAAATGATAATTACCGTAGTTTGGTGATCAATATGGATCAGAGTTATTATCCTGAAATCGACAAAAATAATGGTTATAAAAGTTATTTCGTTCCCAATATAGATCAGGCATTCGCTCCTTATTTGGATAACAGCCGTAAAGAGTATAGAAAATCTATCTTATTGGATGAAGTAGAAGTGACAGCTGTACAGAAAAAGGTAATCACAAATAAGGATTTTCCTTCAATTTCTGGCTTATCTATGCCCGAACATCGTATCGAAGCCGAGCGTTTGACCGGGTGTAACGTATTGACCATGTGTCTGCAAACTGTTTTGACGGGCATTACTTATGATCCACAAACGTTGAAATATTATGTTTCGCGTGATTACAATGCCGGTGGGCGTACTCCAGTTCAGTTTTTTCTAAACGGTATGGCTATTGACGAACCTGGATTAAATAGTATTAACGTTGCAGATATTGAGGGAATAGAAATCTTTTTACGTGACGAACTGGGAACAGTATCAAGAATGTATCAAAACAATGGTGTTGTGTCGATTTACACCAAGAAAGTTGAGGCCAAGAAACCTCGGATGGCCCTGAGTGAAATTGAGAAATTGTTGCCAAAATCGAATGTCATAGATATGTTCCCTTTAGGTTATGTTAAAGAGCGTAAATTTTATACGCCAAAGTATAACACACCTGAACAAAAATCTGCCAACGATCTGCGGACTACGATTTATTGGAACCCGAAAGTACAGGTAACGGAAACAGGGGAGACAGCAATACAATTCTACAATGCTGATGGAAATGGTAATTATAAAGTGATTGTAGAAGGAATGGACCAAACAGGAAATATAGGTCGAAAGGTGATTAATTACCGCGTACAACCTTAGCAAAATAAAGGAAAATATCTAATAGGAACGCTGCTCTTTTGTGAAAGGGGCAGCGTTTTTTTATGAAATAAAAAAACACCTCCTTGATGGGCAAGGAGGTGCAAACTAACCAATTATAAACCTAAATTATGAAAAGTATTTTGTCGCTTTTGAAAGCGTTTATCTTCTTATTTGTAAAGTATATTTCAAATCCTATGCCAAATAGATTCCTAGTCTATTTGGCAGTTATTTTTAACAGAAATATTATAAATGTAGCTATGTTAACTTGATGACTATCGATAATCAATTGTGTAGGAAAATACGAACCAGCTGAACAACTCACACAATGTAGGACTGGAATTGTAGTTATCTGAGCTGGAATTAGATACCTTGTTGATTTAAATGATAATAACATTGCCTACAGCGTGGCTCATAGGCATCTTTTTCGCCAAGAAGTACTGTCTGGGTATCTTTTGTCAAGCGATATGAATAATTTGCTGGAGTCCCGCATTGCATGCAAACCGCATGGACTTTGGTGACATGTTCGGCTACAGCCATCAAACTAGGGATAGGGCCGAAAGGCTGTCCCTTATAATCCATATCCAATCCTGCAATAATTACACGAATTCCACTGTTTGCCAATTTGACACACACTTCTGTCAATCCGTCATCAAAAAATTGCGCTTCATCTATTCCAACAACTTGGGTGGCCGAACTCAATAGTAATATAGCAGATGAATTTTCGACAGGGGTGGAGGGGATACTATTGCTATCATGGGAAACGACTAATTTTTCATCATATCGTTTATCCACGGAAGGTTTGAAAATTTCAACATTTAGTCGTGCATATTGTGCCCGTTTTAGCCTACGTATTAACTCTTCGGTCTTGCCAGAGAACATTGACCCACAGATAACTTCAATACTTCCATATCGAGCTGGTCGCAATGTCAGATTATGTTCGGAAAAAAGCATTTGATTAAATTATTTTTTTGGATAGCCGGCAAATAAGAAATTATTTGTCAATAGACCTCCTATTATATTCTGTTTTTGACAACGCTAATATCGAAATTAAATATTAAATTTGAGTAGCAAAAAAGTGAATACAGATTCAAATATTTATAAATCAAAGGATTGAGTTTTCCACTTTTTAGGTTAGAGAATGTATAGGTATTATAAACGATTAATAGGCGATTTCAAATAAAATTATGGGTACTAAAGAGGAAATTTTTAATAAGATAGGAGATTTATTACAGGATTTGAATGCACAGTATTTGGTTTTGTCAGAAAGGAACATTATTACTGAAATAGGTGAGCTAGTGAACTTGGAAGCTAAAGCACAATCTGTTGCGGCTTATATCACTTTACTCAAAACAGATGCCGTGCTACAGGGCGGACAAGTTCAAAATACCTTGAGAGAGTCGGTGATGGAAAGTAGAAAAATAGCATTTAATGACTATTTTACTCCACCTTCTTCGATACGAGCATCCAGCCAACCTATTGCGGAACCAGAGCGTGGTGAGAAAGATGTTGTTCGCACTGATGAACCTACAAAAATAAATGAAGATACTGTTGAAGCGAATGAGGAAATGCAGGAAACCAATGACTTATCAACAGCTTCTTATTCACCCGCAATAACTGACGAAGCTGATCATATAACAAATGAAGCTGTTGGCGAGCATATTGAAGAAAAACAGTATAAAGTAGATGAGCCTACAATAGATCTTTTAGATGAAGAACCTGTTGTCGTTACTGAAGTCGTGGAAGAACCAAAAGAGGTTATCATTGAGGAAGTTCCAGAGAGTATTATCCGTGAAGAAGTCAATACAGTCGTGGAGGAGGTTCCTTCAAGACCGCTTACATTAAATGAGATTATTTCACAGCAAAAACAAGCAGGGGTACAGAACAGGGTATATCAAGTGAATCAATCTGGAAGTTCTGATAAACTGACGGATATCAAAACCGGGATAAGTTTGAATGATAAACTTTTATTTATTAAAGACTTATTTAATGGTTATAGCTTGGCTTATAGTGAAGCTGTGGAACTACTGAATAGATTCAGTAGTTATGCTGAAGCTGATGCATTTTTGCAAACGAATTATGCGGTTAAGAATAGATGGGCAGATAAACCTCATACCGTTGAAAAATTATATGAGGTATTACGCAGAAGATATAGTTAATTTACTATTTTCAATAAGAAAAAAAGCATCTTTAATCAATTTAAAGATGCTTTTTTATGTGATAGCCTGACCATTACTATTGTTTAGTTCTATTTCAATTGAAATTGCAACCATTCTTTGCCTTCATGACCATAAACAAAATATTTTGGTTGAAAGATCTCCGCCAAAGATTCCAACTCTGTTAGGTATTCGTACCCTGGAATGCTGGCAAAATTTGGCTTTGTCATAATAAACAGCTGATCAAGTTCGATCGCCTTTGATTGCGCAATTGCTGGATCATTTAATAAAAGTGGAATATGAGTAAATACACTTTCATCACTGTCAATTATAATTATTTTATCAGCTTCATAAGCAACTGTCGTAGGGATTCCGCCTGCGATTTTTATGGATTCTTGTAAATAGGCGGACTGATTGATCTCCTGGGGATCAATTCGATCTAAAACCAATACTTTGGGTCTGTCGCTAGCAGTTATAAATTTGAGCTTGTGAATTAGTATACTGGTCTCATCTTCTACTTTCTCAATAAGCTCGATTACATTTTCCTTGATATTTAATTCTTCCCCAAGCGTCTTGATATAGGCAATCACATCTTCAATGCTAATGATTTCTGATTGCTTTGCTATTAATCTAGCAGATATTTCCTGTGGAACAGAGGTGTTATTTAGATTTAGTTGTTCCAAAAAATGGGCAACTAATTTTTCTTGATTGCTTTGCATGCTGCAAAAATACAAAAAGGGTAGCATTAGCGAAAGTAAATTAGCAATAGTAGGTATTGGAGGATTTTTGTAAATTGGCATCAAATAAATGTTATAGATATGTTTGACAAATTATTTCAGGCACAGCAAAAGGCAGAAGAAATCAAGAAAAGACTAGATACCATTTCGGTATCCGGTGAGGCTGAAGGTGGTTTGATACGTGTGGTGGCGACAGCCAACAAGGAGATTAAAGAGATTACGATCGATCCTGTCTTTTTGTCCAATGCTGATAAAGAGGAATTAGAGGAATTGCTAGTGGTGGCTTTGAATAAAGCAATAATCCAAGCGGAGAATATCAGTCAAGCTGAAATGCAAGCTGCGAGTAAGGATATGTTAGGAGGCTTAGGCGGATTATTTAATCAATAAATACATGATTATGAAAGCAACTTATTACGGTCAATCTTGTGTTGAGTTTGATTTTAATGGAACGAAGGTTTTATTGGACCCATTCGTAACTTATAATCCATTAGCGAAAGCAATTGATGTAAATACAATTAAACCGGATTACATCTTTTTGAGCCACGGACATCAAGATCATGTCGCAGATATGGCTACCATTCAAAAGAATAGTAATGCGACAGTATTGGCCATCGTTGAGACAGCTGCTTGGGTAAGAAGACAAGGGGTACCAGAAGATAAAGTTGTTGAATTCAATCTTGGCGGTACAATACAGTTACCTTTTGGCTCTGTTAAGATGGTTTATGCTGCTCATACGAATAGTACGCCTGATGGCCAATATGGTGGGTTCCCAGTTGGATTTGTCTTTAATGTACACGGGAAAAAGATCTATTTTGCTGGTGATACTGCATTGACAATGGAAATGAAGCTGCTGGCTGATCTGAAGCTGGATTGGGCTTTTCTCCCTATTGGTGGATACTATACAATGGATGTGGATGATGCGATCAGAGCGGCGGAATTTATCAATTGTGCCCGTGTGGTTGGGATCCACTACGATTCATTTCCACCAATTGAGATCGACAAACAAAAGGCCTTTGACAAATTCCAAAATGAGGACATTTCATTGTCTCTTCCAAAAATAGGAGAGACAATAGAATTATAAACAATAAAAAGACCGAGCTAGCTCGGTCTTTTTTGTTACTATAGTTTCTGTCAAGATATATTATTACTGTGCTTTTTCGTCTAGGATGATATGACAATTTTCTTTAGATCCTCTAGACTGAAAAGCGGGGTGTCGATGATTTTGTTTTTAAGGATCTGTTCCTTATTTTCTTCGAAATAAAAGAGCTTCCACTCTCCATTTTTGTATTCTAAGCTGCTTAGATTTTCGATCCAATCACCCGAATTCATATAGGTGCATGTGCCTTTTCGGGTGATGACTTCCTTTATTTGAGGTTGATGAATGTGGCCACAGATTACAAAATCATAGTTTTTCTCAATAGCTAACTCCGTTGCTGTATGTTCGAAGTCTGAAATATACTTAACGGCCTTTTTAACAGAATTTTTTATTTTTTTTGAGAGTGAGTATTTCTCCTTTCCCATTTTATCCAGACAATAATTGATCACATTATTAAGCTGGATCAATTTATCATAACCCCAACCCCCAAGTTTTGCCAACCATTTTGAATGATGAATAGATGCGTCGAAAACATCGCCATGAAAGATCCATACCTTTTGATTATTAAGTGAAAGAAGTAGCTTGTTGCTCAGTTTGATGTTTCCTAATTTGAGATCAGTAAACTTGCGTAGCATTTCGTCGTGATTACCAGTAATGTAATGGACTTCAGTGCCGGTTGAGCTCATATCGATAATCTTCTTAATGACCTTTAAATGATCTTGTGGAAAGTAGCTTTTTTTAAATTGCCAAATATCTACAATATCGCCGTTGAGGATCAATATCTTGGGTGCGACGGATTCCAGGTAAAGTAAAAGTTCTTTGGCTCTACTTCCGTATGTACCTAAGTGTATGTCTGAGAGTACAAGTATATCAAGGCTTCTTTTCATCGGAATAAACTATAAATATTCTTTTTACAAAAAAAAGGTAATTTTATTTTGTACTGATGAAATTCCTGTTATTAAATTATTAAAATTGCCCGTAAAACGGTATGAATAAGTTTATTAGAATTTAATATTGGTTTATTTTTCAGGTGTAAAACTATGGTATGATCATTTTTTTGTTTAAAGTTTTGTTATTATTTCTCTGTTGTAAAAGTATTGTTGATTAGCTCGTTT
The window above is part of the Sphingobacterium sp. ML3W genome. Proteins encoded here:
- a CDS encoding YbaB/EbfC family nucleoid-associated protein produces the protein MFDKLFQAQQKAEEIKKRLDTISVSGEAEGGLIRVVATANKEIKEITIDPVFLSNADKEELEELLVVALNKAIIQAENISQAEMQAASKDMLGGLGGLFNQ
- a CDS encoding thymidine kinase encodes the protein MLFSEHNLTLRPARYGSIEVICGSMFSGKTEELIRRLKRAQYARLNVEIFKPSVDKRYDEKLVVSHDSNSIPSTPVENSSAILLLSSATQVVGIDEAQFFDDGLTEVCVKLANSGIRVIIAGLDMDYKGQPFGPIPSLMAVAEHVTKVHAVCMQCGTPANYSYRLTKDTQTVLLGEKDAYEPRCRQCYYHLNQQGI
- a CDS encoding metal-dependent hydrolase, with translation MKATYYGQSCVEFDFNGTKVLLDPFVTYNPLAKAIDVNTIKPDYIFLSHGHQDHVADMATIQKNSNATVLAIVETAAWVRRQGVPEDKVVEFNLGGTIQLPFGSVKMVYAAHTNSTPDGQYGGFPVGFVFNVHGKKIYFAGDTALTMEMKLLADLKLDWAFLPIGGYYTMDVDDAIRAAEFINCARVVGIHYDSFPPIEIDKQKAFDKFQNEDISLSLPKIGETIEL
- a CDS encoding carboxypeptidase regulatory-like domain-containing protein, whose translation is MKHIKLLTLSIGILGVGSTYAQTAPTLPINTIVERVQKYFQGYPTEKVHLHFDKPYYAVGDTLWFSSYLSRNLPEYEPSKIAYVEVLNSRDSLIQTFRIPLDKGVGNGQMVLDPQFMTQDNYRFRAYTKWMSNFDASYFFNKIVPIGDVINKKLITNIEFQNNLNGNKSQAVIQFRDRAGKPMINSKINWEFVAGWETVDKGKGETDAMGKVTISLSAKEKADLEKGQLKVSIQENKNEKPLSSSFLLKNALWDADVQFFPEGGDLIAGFAKKVAFKAVGSDGKSLKVKGTILDSKGKSVAEFEDFGSGMGYFSLLPLAGENYQAAIKFDNGQERKYKLPAVVNDKANVVFVKQDEKNAEFAVVTSEENFSKNQGQSYYVLVQSNGHLCFGAQVNLKSSSALVNIPKERLPNGIAQVTLLTPDGKPLSERLAFVQSEKLLNIQVASDKQSYKAKDLVNLKLSVDNNGQKYPGSYSVSVIDESKVPYNDQADLSIVSNFLLTSELKGNVENPNAYFDEKNPNREKALDALLMTQGYRRFDYPALISEKLPQISFLPEQGIELSGILRMNTGRPYPNGGLLLSVPSRNIKKDVYTDQNGRFTFKDLVFPDSSKVTVNARSNDNYRSLVINMDQSYYPEIDKNNGYKSYFVPNIDQAFAPYLDNSRKEYRKSILLDEVEVTAVQKKVITNKDFPSISGLSMPEHRIEAERLTGCNVLTMCLQTVLTGITYDPQTLKYYVSRDYNAGGRTPVQFFLNGMAIDEPGLNSINVADIEGIEIFLRDELGTVSRMYQNNGVVSIYTKKVEAKKPRMALSEIEKLLPKSNVIDMFPLGYVKERKFYTPKYNTPEQKSANDLRTTIYWNPKVQVTETGETAIQFYNADGNGNYKVIVEGMDQTGNIGRKVINYRVQP
- a CDS encoding UDP-2,3-diacylglucosamine diphosphatase, with the translated sequence MKRSLDILVLSDIHLGTYGSRAKELLLYLESVAPKILILNGDIVDIWQFKKSYFPQDHLKVIKKIIDMSSTGTEVHYITGNHDEMLRKFTDLKLGNIKLSNKLLLSLNNQKVWIFHGDVFDASIHHSKWLAKLGGWGYDKLIQLNNVINYCLDKMGKEKYSLSKKIKNSVKKAVKYISDFEHTATELAIEKNYDFVICGHIHQPQIKEVITRKGTCTYMNSGDWIENLSSLEYKNGEWKLFYFEENKEQILKNKIIDTPLFSLEDLKKIVISS